In a single window of the Nicotiana tomentosiformis chromosome 8, ASM39032v3, whole genome shotgun sequence genome:
- the LOC138897428 gene encoding uncharacterized protein, with amino-acid sequence MSYKGIKFGKLFKYEFWLNSVEFLGDIVSDGGIKVDTQKIEAVKSWPSPTTVTKVRSFLGLAGYYRRFVEGKANVVAVALSRRSMGSLALVEAEKRQVTREIHQLACLGVRLVDSGDGRVVLQNTAKSSLIVEVKERYRGHLCVPDVAGLRDRIMSDAHYLWYSIHPGSTNMYHDIKDVYWWNDMKKNIAEFVAQCASCQQVKRRSSRRRGRGNLKARGNPHVHLLMEIPMKEIIIDIKLENNPMSLDSQREKTLNNSELDY; translated from the exons ATGAGTTATAAAGGGATAAAATTCGGTAAGCTTTTTAaatatgagttctggttgaattctgtagaATTCTTGGGAGACATTGTATCcgatggaggtataaaggtagacactcaaaagattgaggctgtgaaatcgTGGCCTAGTCCTACCACTGTGAcaaaggttcgtagctttctaggcttagcaggatattaCCGGAGGTTTGTAGaag ggaaagctaatgttgtagcagttGCCTTAAGTCGCCggtctatgggtagtttagcacttgtagaggccgagaaaagacaagtaactagagagattcatcaattggcttgtttgggggttcggttagtagactctGGCGATGgtagagttgtactccaaaatactgcaaaatcatctctcatagttgAAGTAAAGGAGAg atacaggggtcatttgtgtgttccagatgtagcagggctacgagacaggattatgtcagatgCACATTatttgtggtactccattcatcctgggtccacgaatatgtatcatgacattaaggatgtgtattggtggaacgatatgaaaaagaacattgctgagtttgtcgctcaGTGTGctagttgccagcaggttaag AGAAGAAGCAGTAGAAGGAGAGGAAGAGGAAACCTGAAGGCCAGGGGGAATCCTCATGTACACTTACTCATGGAGATCCCCATGAAGGAAATCATTATTGACATCAAGCTGGAAAACAATCCAATGTCTCTTGACAGCCAAAGAGAGAAGACACTTAACAATAGTGAGCTTGACTACTAG